A window of Magallana gigas chromosome 8, xbMagGiga1.1, whole genome shotgun sequence genomic DNA:
TGCACATACTTGATATCACCAACCGTGCACCTGCAGGGCAACCTAGTTTGCTTCTCAGACGTCCATGTTTAAACAAATATGCAGAGCGCTTGCGCAGATGAATAGAAACAAATGTACTCGATAAACTTAGAATATTTCAcctaaaatcaagaaaaaatgtCAGTCATGGATTTTTTAtggaattgataaaaaataattgtttattctTGTTGTTTATACACGAGTAAAAACCATAGTTTTGGGTTCCTTACAGaattattaatgtattttatttatcgGATATTTTTCCTTACGCATGCGTACTAACGAACCGCCTATACAATATGGTGGACAAAAGCTCCTCGGAGAACTAGTGAGATACAATTTTATCGTACAAAGAGTTAATGGCTTGAGTTTGTgcaatttaatgaacatttaagcaaattatatatttcaaatgttgCTTTGCaagttatgatatatttttagatACGCTTTTTAGTCAAAGAATGTACTTTTTCCCCCTGTTGGTCACCTTTTTACTGAAGTCGGTCACATTTTCCCATGTCTTTGACACTGAATGGATCTAGATGTCATCTCAAAACATTGATTATAAACTAAAtactatttttcttttatggcaatatatttttttcgcaTTCAATACCTTCATCGAATTTAAGTGCAAGAACCAATTTGAAGTGTCTGAAGCTGAAGGATTTATTTGTTAAAGAATATATCTTATCTGTTACTgaatagtttaaaaataaaagatttagaATGTATACCACTTCTTAAACTTCAAGACCAGACGTGATTTGATTAACTGAAAGTCTGTGATGAATGTAAAATCATAGCAATGATATTTGCAAATGGGTCAAATCACTGCGAGCACAGCTATACTATAATTGTGTCTGGCAGAATGTATGTTTGTTTGCTTATAATGTGTTAGCCCTTGACAATATTTGCCTTAGTTTCTATTTGCCTAGAGTCTGTTTGTCcgaaatttaaagatttaacaatatttttaaatattagatttttaaaatgaaaaatgtttttcattgaACATACCTGTCTGATGTCATTGGCAATTACATATGTAAATCGAGAGATAAAAAACAAGATGAAACaaaaatccaataaaaaattgtcagatttttaaacttttgttaCCTATTTTCCAGTACCATGTGGCCTATGTTGCTGGACATAAGTAAGGAAGAATGTAAGCGTATATTGCGTAGAATGGAGCTGGAAGCCTATTGCTCCATAGTGTCAGCTTTTAGAGCCCAAGGAGATCTCACAAAGGACAAGAAAAAGATCTTGCAAGATCTACAAACTACACTCAGGTAAAAAAAACATCAGTAGAATATCTAAGAATCCATAATCAAATGAAACTTAGAAATGTATTACTAATAGATGAtaacaaagaaatcaaaaagTTCTATGAAAATTATTCTTTCTTTGCAGTATTTCCACAGAGAGACATAGAGCAGAGGTTAGAAGAGCTGTCAATGATGAGAAACTGGCAACAATTGCAGATCAGTGAGTTAAAAAcctgaattttatttcatgtcATAATGTTCTAGGTCTTGTTGAATACTTTACTTTtgaactgaaatattttttagcatGTGTGGACCCAGTACAGATGCAGAGTGGATGATCGAGGGAAGGCGGCTTATTCCACTGATGCCGCGTCTTGTTCCGCAAACAGCCTTTACTGTCACAGCCAATCAGATGGCTAATCTACAGGCAGAGAAAAACGCAGCCATGCCAAGTCCATCTAGAACAGGAAGTAAAGAGAGTAAGCTTTTAAGGCTTCCAAAGACTTTGTCAACTACCCTTACCTCAACAGTGGCCCTATTTTTAGGGCCTTACATAAAAGAGGCCCTGTAAGAAGCATAAAGTTTCATCTTGATTATTATTTCAAAGCCCCTCAAGTTCTTTTCCTTGTGTTGCAGCAGGCAGTACTTCCTCCAGTCCACCCACCCCTGTAAGTGGGACTGTCACCAAAGTCACCAGACCATCCAGTCCTAACTCCAATGTGGTGGTACTACCAAGTGGAATGTCTATACACATCAAAGGTTTGCATTTTATATGtcttattatttatgaaaataatgaaatttaaggGTTCTCTCCCCTAATTCTACTTTTAGTTTTGATTGAAActgaaaaatttcattgaagacTGAGATTAGCTGATGCAtcaagaaaattgcaaaatttatgGTTGGTTACCCACTGATTGTCTGGTATATgcttactgtggtttcatcaatattcgttgaataccaattttcgtggatttcgttgtttagttgatccacgaaattaaatgttcattgaagtgcaatttttattaacattttgtattgatagagtcattggccacgaatttacgtattcttgaaactgtgattttcactttaccCACGAAAATTGTTGcctttgaaaattaatgaaaccacagtacttagtatttttaaaacttgttaaatCTTGCACTAGTAGTTTTTAAGCATATGGAGGACCCTACAGTGGGTTCTGAAAAACGAGTTGAACAATGACATAATCTTTTTTAGAGCATCATGTTGTGAGACACTATAACCAGTTTCATTGAATCAGAAAATCAAAAACTGACAGATATTATGGTTTTCTCTCAAGTTACATCCCAGTTTTTTTCACTGTTTTGATAATGATGAAAATCTTTTCAGGTGGACTAAATACTGAAGATGAAGAAGAAATGCCTTCCAGAAAAAGGAGGAGGAGCCAGTCTTCTTCGTCAGACTCCATCAACATCGTGTCCCCATCAGCAGGAACCCAGACCCCCAGGGTCACCTACTCCACTGCAGCAAGCTCCTCCTCAGGAATGTCCCCTGTCAAAATCACAATCAGCAAGAGTCCCCAGACCCGGCCACAGGTCACTGCCTCCAGTCAGGCCCAAAAGGTTAGGCACAATAGATTTTGGCACTCTGTAAAGAAGAGCTTGTATAGATAGTTTACAATAGATTCAATTTCAGCCAGAGTTGTTTACTGTCAGATCCTATGTTGGAAGAAAATAAGCATAGATTCCTTTATTTATTGTTCAACCAAATTTAAGTTGTCATACTAGGCATGTTGATGTAGATGACACTTTTTTTCTGAGAAATAAACCTTTGCATACTTTAATAGGTAATTTTAACATtgcaagtgtttaaaaattgtttaaaaaccaGTTTGATCTGCTAGATGGTGGCAAAGGGACATAAATCAGAGGGAAATGTGTTATACAAAAACTTATCTATAGCAGATTATTGCAGATGCTTATTCAATTGGTAGCCCATGATCTGTCTGACCAATTTCTTTTGATTGCTATTCATCCAACTTCATGCGCATTTGTCTACGACTCGATTTTGACCCCTATTGATTTTTAGAGCAAAGTGTCAATGTGTACTGGGTGAACTATGTGAAATGTCCAAATAATGAGTACTTTCTTTGTCATTGAAATCATGTATAAATTGGCCAATTTCCATTACCAGTGGAAGATCCAAATTACTATTTAAGGATTTGGGAGAATTCAGTGGAAAAAAAGAACTTGTTGTGGATTTGTCTTAAATCTTATGATATATTGAGCCTATCCACTTAGAGTTATACGGTTCTTTTTAAACAGGTTATACTGGTGTCCAGTTCAGGTCAAGCATCATCATCCAGCATCCTTCATCAGAAATCTATCACAGTTCCAGTGGTGAAAACAACCAGTTCATTAGGTGGGACGCACAATCAAAAATCATCCAACATCCTTCCAAACTCTGGAGGTTCATCCAATACAAACCTGGGAAACATAGTCACAATGGCCACATCCATGTCTTCCAGTGCAACAGCAAGTATGTTCAATATTACACACATACCATTACCTGTACACTGTACATGGAAAACCTTTTTCAATGTTTAAGTCTGTTTTTAGAAGTGAAATGTTTAAGTACTTGCTTTTAATTTCAGATTCTTCATCTACAGCTGTCACATCATCCACTATGACCTTTTTAACACCAACGGTCAGCATCCAGAAACCTCGCCCCAAGACAGTTCCTAGACAGAGATTCCCTGTGGTAAGGTTTTGCAAATTTTTTACCATAgctaatttatttcaaatttcagttttattGGAATATTCCTATATTGTAGTTATTAGCTTTTTCAGTTTAATAGCAATATTCCTATAATGTAGTTTGTGTGAGGTTGTCAATACTTCTTTGTTAAAAAGTAAAACTTCATGTAAATTTCATGTTTAATATTGTATGTAAATCTTAATATGCAGTATACATGTGTAActgatatagatacatgtacagaaaTGGTCGTCATggattttgtttgatttcagaGCCAAGGTCAGCATAAACCAGGAGTGGTCATTCCCATGGGACCACAGCCAGTGCAGCCCTCCCCTCAATCAATGCAGAACATTCAAATTAAACCTGTTGGGAAATCCCCCTCCACAATTCAGATCAGACAAGAGGGAGGTTAGTTAATAATTTTTCACTCCTTATAGATCCTTTTTTCAAGTGTTGTGAAACTCAGATGCATAAACAAAACTCCATTTATTTTACAGGCATGAAGATTATCACCCAGAGTTTCCCAGGATCTAGCGGTAGTAAGATTCTGCCCAAGCCCTCAGGGTTACCGACCAGCTCTGGCACCCCAGTGGTTGTGGTCAGTCCCGGATCCTCCACAGCCTCCAATGTCACTATGATGACCAAGCCCATCACCTCTATAGGTATGAAGTCAGtcatgacaaaaaataaaactgatagTTGTGTCTCGCAGAGTAATAATGAGACGTAACtcccagattttttttttgcgctCTTAGCGTATTCAATCAGAATCACATTGTTTACTAATGAAAGCTAAGCTTTTGACGTCATATTAATGTCAAAAAAAGTAGGCTGCTAGCTTTTACAAAGTGTtataaaacttaaatctgcTACACTGGAAACTTTGCAGTATCATGACCGACAGATGTTTATTTGCAACAAACCTTTAAATTAATGATGCATTGTTCGCAATTATTGCTATAGTGTTAAATGTCAAATATTTATAGGTCAAGCTGGCACAAAGATTTTGAACATTACAACACAAGGTGGAAAGGTCATCTCTACCTCCAGTCGTGGTCCTAACGTTGTGACGGTGAATCCCAAAACGCTGCACCTCACAGCTGTCAAATCAGGAGCAGGGGGAAGTAAGTCAGGTTATCCATCACTTTTATAGTCAACAATCTTGTAGGAGTAGTAGATTAAAAAATACTTAGCATATTATTTTTGAAACTCATTTAACAGTGGATtgcaaaatgtgttttaggtgGAAAGCCAAATGTGATTGTTGTACAAAAGACTCAGCCACGGCGACTTTCTGGAACGCCAACCTCTTCTGCAAAGGGGACCACTGTCATATCAAGTCCATTTGAAAAGGTCTGTGTATCCTGCTGTGTCTGTAAAAGTATTGAGGAATTGACAAATATTCAGAAAGATATGTAGTTACATgaacaaaatgaataaatagtGGAGGTAATATTTCACATTTCAGGAATTGATGAGTTTTCTCCAGAAGCAAGACAGTACTAAGCACATTGTGGTTACATCTGCCTCTGGTGGTCATAGACCAATAGAAAGAAAAGTCATTGTAACAACACCAGGACAACTAGAGGCTACAAGACAGGTAGTGCATACAGAAAAAGTAGTGTTATGAACATGCTACTGGCAATctccaaatatttattttgcctTAAAGCTTTTTGTGCATCTTCTACTTAGCCATTTATATGGTAGTTAATTTACtgattaattttgataaaacaaaagagGAGGGAGAATAGTTATTAAAGAACAATATTGCTTGAGGGCTTAGAGATTTAGAGGGCTCTACTGTAGGATAACGAAAATAATTTATCTGTTGTAGAGGGTTCGCATTGAGAATGCGGAAGGGAAGTTGATCCAGGATCTGATCCAAGCGGCCAGTCAGGAGTCGGAGGGGGGAGGGGACGTCACCATCAACCTGGACGAGGCCACGCTGGCAGCCCTGACAGGAAACACTGGCAGTCAGCCTTCGGAGACCGTCACCAGTAAAGGTGGGTGGGCTTCATTGTCTCAGTCTCACAATCTTTGATGCGTAGGATTTATCATCTATAATGCAAAAGTTTCTACTATTTATCCCATGTTTTGGCTGAATTTTCACTGAATCGGcacataaaaataaagttttgatATAATATGAATTGGGAGTTGCAATGGTTCTTGGGCAATACCAATGATAGATGTTTTAATATCTTGTGCGTATGAAAAagactaccaaaaatatttgtgagagaaagattaaaatttaataatgcatGTTTTTGTGATTAGATAtgcttttatataattttgtgcATTTCTAGCCCTCTTGCCaagtttaaatagaaaaaaaaaacttactttgtatttgttttgtGTAAATCATATTCTATCACAAATCACATGTAAATCTTAATACAATTATGTTGTGTCTGAActggatattttttaaattctctaGTACTATGATTTCAGGTGCTTCAAATGAAAACCTCCCAAACAATGAGTGGTTTGAGTATGATGACAATTCATCCTTCCAGTCGGGGGTTGATCAGTCTGCTGTTCAAGCCTTGATAGAACAACAAGGACCTAGCAAGCCAAAGGTCACAGTTCAAAGGTTAGCAACAAGTTATATGACTCAGGAgccttatgtacatgtacaatatatgagtaaaaataaatacaggCTTAAATGTATATAAGAGAAAGCAAGTTTTATTATGTATTTCATAAGAAATAATGTGAAAAATGGTGATGTTTTATACCTTCTTCAAgtattggaaaataaaaatggcaatagaaatttcaattaataaaaaCCTCAATCACCTGATTattcatatgaaacaatattttattaacattgGAATCTGGAAgttattttgatgttttgtgtTGTAGATCTTCAAGTGTCGACATAGGGCAATTGTCAGACCAACTTTCTCAACAACAGTTCTACACAATAGGTATGGCaacaaataattttgtaaatttttcattgttcaaaaagaaaataaacttattaTGAATGCTGTATAATGAGTTCTCCTTATTGTTGTACAGAACAAGCTATGAAGATTCTAAATAACCCGGAACAGAGTGAAGCAATGATGATGGAGGAGGTAAGATGACAGATTACTAGTATCTTTCTTGTGCATTTGCCTGTATATGtctttaaagaaattcattttgtaaatgaattgttaattaaatcaatttttagacCATCCTGAAAGAAACGCACATGTTACAGTTAGGATTTCAGTTGATTCTTTTACACAGATGTCATTTTCTATTCTTGCGACTTCATGTTGcccagaaatttgttttttaatattaattatataaatgttgaaaataagAACATTTATTCAGAATCAGGAATCATCATCAGAAGGAAATGTTGTGATAGAAACAGTGAACACATCTCAAGGTTCCGAGATCACGTCACAGAACGAATTGGAACAAATAGCCCGTAATTTGAATCTCCAGGGAGAGCTCGACCCACAGACAGGGATATTCTACACCGTGACCAATGCAGCAGGTCAAACTGAGACTCGCAGACTCACGACCGAGCCCAAAGTAGTGACTGAGAGCAACCCTCAAGGGGAGGCAACCCCTGGCTCTAAGGCTTACGACTTGTTAAGTAGCTCGCTGGCTCAGGCTCAGATAGATCTTGATCCATATCAGTTCATCGAGGAagatgtacatgtgttaacggACAAATCTCCAGCTAGCAGTCAAGCTAGCAGTGGCATTGTGGGTAagaaacatatgttaaaagaAGCCCCAATCATGATATGCTTTAACATTTGCTTCTCAGAGTATGTACTTAAATGCTCATAAATTACAGTTTGGAAATGCATAAGATATCCTGATAATATGGACCTTTCATACAAGATTCAACTACTGTAGTGCATTCATTGTTGAATTGTATATAATCATTCCTTTCCTAGCAGAAACTACTGCTGCGGCAACGTCTGACAATGTTGTGACATCGGAGAGCAGCAGGACAACCACAAGTGGTTCCAATCACACCACCACCACCATTAGAATCAAGCCAGGCAGCAGTTTTATACCTATACAGGAGATTGCCAAATCATCCACCATCAATGTCACACAAGAACAGGTACTTGTGTACTAATACATAGATTTATTTTGGCAACTAAATGCACACTGCAGTATGGCAGTTTATTTCCTGGATGTTCAATTTGCAGTACATAAATAAATGACAACTATTAACAGATTAACATGCAAAAGTTCATCAAATGTGTTCACTGAAAATCTGATATTTAATTGATGGAACATTGCATAAATGTGCATGAAAGTATGCATAATTATGTTCCTTatatttacacatgtaaattAATCAGAATTTGGTTGATGATGTGTCAGTTAAATGTTCAGAGTTATTGTTTCTGTcatgttttgatgatttttactGGAAAAAAACACACCTTTCAATTAAATACAATTGAGGTCTATGAAAGGGAAAGAATCTTGAGCATCATATGATTTTACCATGAAAAACtcacaggaatgaaaacaaatttctgatggagattgtttacattttttctccatttgaaAAGCTGTGGAACACCTCGCAAagttttttcaacattatcatcagGATGCTTTCATGTTgattgcaatacaaaatccttTTCGACTTTTAATTTTCAGCTGTGTATTGATATCTGACAAGATAGaaagaatattgaaaaaaaaaattctttgatatCATTcatcatatacatttgtataaattacCTTTATGACTATATATTATATGCACACTGTTCATATGTTTTgacatactgatgtacatttgCCCGGCTGTTACAAGTTCATGTATGTGTATGGACTATTTTTATATGTTGAATCTATTATTTAGGCATTTCTATCTAATATCTGTAATCTTGTATGCCCTCTGGgcccaaaattggaaataaactattattattattattatatacatgtacatgtataaggaaaacattttcttttcacaCAGAGGAGAAAAtgattaaatcatttaaactggATTAATTCTAGATATTGGAaccaaattattatttataacagaGTAACGTGTTTCATTCTAGCAATGTAAgctttataaaacaatttttttaattagctttatttaaattcaagacCAAGtccaataaaatattaacatacacatgtaaatgTGAAGATTTTCatttaggatttttaaaaaacacaaactaaaggatttatgaattatttttaagatgTAAGATATAGATAGAGagtatttaataatttattttagaatttacagtatttagtAAGTTTTGAATAAGAtgtgtaaaattattaataatttctgTGTGATTAAGTTGTCACaatcatgcaaatataaatttaataccAATCATTTTATTATCCAGTGATAATTACTGCAATGATTAAGCAATTAACCTACTGATGCACAATCAACAGTTTTAATTGCATATGATGGTGAGAAAGGTAGAGACTATGATACCTGTAATTTACACCTGAGCTGTAATAGGTGTAATTAGATGCAGCAAGTAGTAGTGTACCAATGAGTGGAGTCTGTAATTGGGAGGGTGTCAGGAGTAGGAGGAAGGACTCAGTAATTGCTTTGTGTACTCGGGGCCAGGTATATATATAGCCATCCCTCTGGCTAAGCTCATCACAACTTCTGGCTTCTAGCATCACAGACCTTGTGGAAATATTCAGCTGAAAGCAAAGATACAAATccaaatagtatatttttttaaaaagatattttctaCTTTTAGTGAAAGATCTTtttgatatatcattttttcCACTTtaggaaaaataatattttttgtggtATTATCTGGTTAGTTTTGAAATCAGAGCAAAGATGAATGACGCACTTGTCTACGAGAGGGATTTTGCTGACCACCACAATGTTGATGGGGAGATTCACCATGGCCGGCGCTATCCCCAAGTCACAGAGTCCTCTGTCATGCCTGCCCAGGCAGAGTACCCCCCTCCCTACTTTCCCCCACCCTACTCCATGTCATCTCAGCCCCCCATGGACTACCACTACAACAACTCCTACGCCCCAATGTCTGACTACCAGCAGCAGGAACAGCCTTCTCAGCAGGAATACCAGGCCATGCACAACATTGACAGAATCCATGAGTACAAGATGCAGGATGGTGGATCCAATATACACAGACCAGAGCCATTGATGCCAGGAGCGGTGCCCATCAGCTACCCTGACCATGGTATGATGAGCAATGGAGCCCAGCAAGAACTGCCTTCAATGAATGGAAACTACCCACCTATGGAGAATTACATTCCAAGAGAGATGATTGGAAACTTTGATGCACAGTCCTCCAAAGGCATGATTGTCCACGAGAAGACTGGTCGTAATGATGTGGACATTTCTGCTGCTGCTGCTCCAGCCGACGTCTTCTGCATGGTGGATGGAAGACTCTCCCTGCTCAGCAGTACCACCAAGTACAAAGTCACCATTGCAGAAATACAGAGAAGATTGTCTCCCCCTGAGTGCCTGAATGCTTCACTGCTGGGAGGAGTTCTCAGAAGAGCCAAGTCCAAGAATGGAGGAAGATGCTTGAGGGAGAAGTTGGACAAGATTGGACTGAGTCTTCCTGCTGGAAGAAGGAAGGCTGCCCAGACAACTCTGATGACTTCTTTGGTGGAAGGTGAGGCTGTCCGGCTAGCAAGAGATTACGGATATCTGTGCGAGTCTGAATTCCCTGCCAGGAAGTGTGCCGAGTACAACTGCAAGAAATATCAGACCCCAGACCCCCAGGAAAGTATGGCACGCAAGAACATGGTGTTGGCTACCAAGCAAATCCTTAAAGAGTTCATGGATATTCTTAACCAAGACCGCTCTCCCATTGGAAACTCAAGACCCCAGCCAATCCTTGAGCCAGAGATTCAAGGCCACCTGACCAACTTCAGTCTGATCACCCACGGATTTGGATCCCCAGCCATTGTTGCCTCCCTTGCTGCAGTGCAGACCTACCTTACAGAAGTCTTGAAGGTCATGGACAAGTCCTTTGTCAACGATGGATCCATGCCTCCCTCCAAGAAGAGGAAGCTGTGAGAAGTTCCCTTTGCCTGTAAATAAAGTGCTCTCCGTGACTGACTAAAActtacaaagtacatgtacttgactgGATCTGTAATTCCCTACACATTGTGATGTCATATAACTTACTTTTCCATTGTATGTGTTGAATGCCTTGAATTGTTCTATTGGTTTCATAATATGTGCTCATCCTTTTGTATGTTGTATTCATCGACTGTAGTTTTAGAACTAATAAATGCTATGAATATTTGATTCTCTTCttttcgtttttctttttctttgaaaGGGTTTTCAATTATTGCcaatgcattataaaaaaaaagaatgcatGATAACTGTACCAACTCAATGTATTTTGAGTACAAAGGAAATATTCTGGAACTTCTTCATATTCAACTTGTTATTGTTAACTTTCATAGAACAGAAAAATATAGtctcaaatattaaaaacattatatgATTAGCAGCCTAAATGgtgaaaaaataaagagtttttaatttgctttttgTAGTTGGCACCCAATGATGTTGTTCAGGAAGAGTTCAGCACAGAGACGGTCGAGATGACAGGAACGACGGACTTCCTGTCCCAGCCTGCAGCGCTAACGGAAGAAGTCCAGTTAGTGATGGACTCGGTGGCGCTCGGAGACCGAACCATTCAAAGCACCGAGACTGTCACCGTGGAAACCACACAAACGGTGGACCCAGCAGAAGTCAGTCTGGACAACTTTGTTGTGATGGATAACCCTATACCAGGTAATTAATTACCCATATACAAtgccaagtttttttttttcgaattaaGAGTCATAtgtaataaaaactttttgtaatACAGAGAAATAATTTAACATGTATGTTAAACATAAAAGtaagaaagaaacaaataatTCCATAATTTTATCTTAAAGTATACCTTATTTCTCATCTTTGATGCAGAATGTATGAATTACTTGtaattttaattatctttttccCCCAGGAACCAGTGTCAGTGAAGTTCACAGCATGGATCCCCTCAGCAGTTCTGATCCTACAGGCTTGGCTAAAATGGGCAAGAGGAAAAGGAAGGTTCCTGCAGCTTTAGAGGATAGCCCAACCCCCATTCCTGGGGGAGGCTGGAGCAGGGCATGCTTAGGGTATGGCTGTCCACTTCATTGTTAACTTGGTCCTTTACCTTTTGTGTAGAAGATGCACAAACGTATATCtttgaatgtatttatttagaatatgctTATGAGGTtgattttcttattatttttttttgaatgattacattgtacatgtgtatgttttattGCAGATTAATTCAGAAAGTGATGAAATACAGAGGTTTAAATAGACACAAAGATGATTTAAATGCCTCGACATGGTTTCTAGAACCAGGTGGGTAGTAAAGATGATATGTTTAAAAACCAGCaggtattttgtttttcttacaaAGAAATCATCCACAGGGTAAATTACTGACAAACATAAATGATGCCTTTTCGTTTTCcccaatacatgtaattgcatttttgtttcaatatcCGCCCTCTTTCTTTGTAGTGGATCCAGAAGATGCGCCTGATTATTACTCCATTATCAAGAATCCCATGGATTTTGGAACCATCAAAAAGAAATTAGAGGTTAGTTGTATGGAATTGTCATAATATAAGGGATAGATTTATACACTTGCCTTTCATAAGAAGTTACATGTTATTTTTGTTGTAAGTTTGATTTATTCATGTGTcaacaatattttctatatatgtaAACAGGGTCTTAGTTACTCGGATTATGAGGATTTCCATTCAGACATGCTGCTAGTAAGAGACAACTGTAGGCTCTATAATCCCCCAGGAAGTGTGGTGCGGAGAGACTGCGATGAAGTGTTTGCCTATTACATGTCAGAGTATGAGAGAATTCTGGAAAAATGGCAAAAGGTAGGCAAATAATAGGGGGgaaataatttcataatattttatgaaataagttattgtaaatgtatttatgGTTAATtgtcattcattttatttgtcaGGCTCACATCTCTTCACCGTCCT
This region includes:
- the LOC105331296 gene encoding BRCA2-interacting transcriptional repressor EMSY isoform X1, with product MVDKSSSENYTMWPMLLDISKEECKRILRRMELEAYCSIVSAFRAQGDLTKDKKKILQDLQTTLSISTERHRAEVRRAVNDEKLATIADHMCGPSTDAEWMIEGRRLIPLMPRLVPQTAFTVTANQMANLQAEKNAAMPSPSRTGSKETGSTSSSPPTPVSGTVTKVTRPSSPNSNVVVLPSGMSIHIKGGLNTEDEEEMPSRKRRRSQSSSSDSINIVSPSAGTQTPRVTYSTAASSSSGMSPVKITISKSPQTRPQVTASSQAQKVILVSSSGQASSSSILHQKSITVPVVKTTSSLGGTHNQKSSNILPNSGGSSNTNLGNIVTMATSMSSSATANSSSTAVTSSTMTFLTPTVSIQKPRPKTVPRQRFPVSQGQHKPGVVIPMGPQPVQPSPQSMQNIQIKPVGKSPSTIQIRQEGGMKIITQSFPGSSGSKILPKPSGLPTSSGTPVVVVSPGSSTASNVTMMTKPITSIGQAGTKILNITTQGGKVISTSSRGPNVVTVNPKTLHLTAVKSGAGGSGKPNVIVVQKTQPRRLSGTPTSSAKGTTVISSPFEKELMSFLQKQDSTKHIVVTSASGGHRPIERKVIVTTPGQLEATRQRVRIENAEGKLIQDLIQAASQESEGGGDVTINLDEATLAALTGNTGSQPSETVTSKGASNENLPNNEWFEYDDNSSFQSGVDQSAVQALIEQQGPSKPKVTVQRSSSVDIGQLSDQLSQQQFYTIEQAMKILNNPEQSEAMMMEENQESSSEGNVVIETVNTSQGSEITSQNELEQIARNLNLQGELDPQTGIFYTVTNAAGQTETRRLTTEPKVVTESNPQGEATPGSKAYDLLSSSLAQAQIDLDPYQFIEEDVHVLTDKSPASSQASSGIVAETTAAATSDNVVTSESSRTTTSGSNHTTTTIRIKPGSSFIPIQEIAKSSTINVTQEQLAPNDVVQEEFSTETVEMTGTTDFLSQPAALTEEVQLVMDSVALGDRTIQSTETVTVETTQTVDPAEVSLDNFVVMDNPIPGTSVSEVHSMDPLSSSDPTGLAKMGKRKRKVPAALEDSPTPIPGGGWSRACLGLIQKVMKYRGLNRHKDDLNASTWFLEPVDPEDAPDYYSIIKNPMDFGTIKKKLEGLSYSDYEDFHSDMLLVRDNCRLYNPPGSVVRRDCDEVFAYYMSEYERILEKWQKAHISSPSSKKLKFESRSPKT
- the LOC105331296 gene encoding BRCA2-interacting transcriptional repressor EMSY isoform X2; this translates as MVDKSSSENYTMWPMLLDISKEECKRILRRMELEAYCSIVSAFRAQGDLTKDKKKILQDLQTTLSISTERHRAEVRRAVNDEKLATIADHMCGPSTDAEWMIEGRRLIPLMPRLVPQTAFTVTANQMANLQAEKNAAMPSPSRTGSKETGSTSSSPPTPVSGTVTKVTRPSSPNSNVVVLPSGMSIHIKGGLNTEDEEEMPSRKRRRSQSSSSDSINIVSPSAGTQTPRVTYSTAASSSSGMSPVKITISKSPQTRPQVTASSQAQKVILVSSSGQASSSSILHQKSITVPVVKTTSSLGGTHNQKSSNILPNSGGSSNTNLGNIVTMATSMSSSATANSSSTAVTSSTMTFLTPTVSIQKPRPKTVPRQRFPVSQGQHKPGVVIPMGPQPVQPSPQSMQNIQIKPVGKSPSTIQIRQEGGMKIITQSFPGSSGSKILPKPSGLPTSSGTPVVVVSPGSSTASNVTMMTKPITSIGQAGTKILNITTQGGKVISTSSRGPNVVTVNPKTLHLTAVKSGAGGSGKPNVIVVQKTQPRRLSGTPTSSAKGTTVISSPFEKELMSFLQKQDSTKHIVVTSASGGHRPIERKVIVTTPGQLEATRQRVRIENAEGKLIQDLIQAASQESEGGGDVTINLDEATLAALTGNTGSQPSETVTSKGASNENLPNNEWFEYDDNSSFQSGVDQSAVQALIEQQGPSKPKVTVQRSSSVDIGQLSDQLSQQQFYTIEQAMKILNNPEQSEAMMMEENQESSSEGNVVIETVNTSQGSEITSQNELEQIARNLNLQGELDPQTGIFYTVTNAAGQTETRRLTTEPKVVTESNPQGEATPGSKAYDLLSSSLAQAQIDLDPYQFIEEDVHVLTDKSPASSQASSGIVETTAAATSDNVVTSESSRTTTSGSNHTTTTIRIKPGSSFIPIQEIAKSSTINVTQEQLAPNDVVQEEFSTETVEMTGTTDFLSQPAALTEEVQLVMDSVALGDRTIQSTETVTVETTQTVDPAEVSLDNFVVMDNPIPGTSVSEVHSMDPLSSSDPTGLAKMGKRKRKVPAALEDSPTPIPGGGWSRACLGLIQKVMKYRGLNRHKDDLNASTWFLEPVDPEDAPDYYSIIKNPMDFGTIKKKLEGLSYSDYEDFHSDMLLVRDNCRLYNPPGSVVRRDCDEVFAYYMSEYERILEKWQKAHISSPSSKKLKFESRSPKT